From a single bacterium genomic region:
- a CDS encoding NADH-quinone oxidoreductase subunit L, protein MNYNLLLLIATPFAAGLLVLFPGRFLRPLRWVISILGILGAGFFLYKCFIDKNNTGLSVWRIIGSSNLPQFLTSPVFVLIAAAFLLLWLFVMLYSFGYFKKGEEADTEYYSLTLFMLGSILGLLFTNDLVFLYLFWEIAALTTWRLVGFERTGEKISIATKTILVNFFGSALMLVGFLLLVLQFNSFNLADMVGAEIPLLAGILILAGIFAKSAVIPLYIWLPDAHPAAPSPTSALLSGVIVKIGLIAYIKLFTQTFVTPPEWKTALLWIVLLSSLVAGGAAMVEKDFKRILAYSTVSQVAFIFAGLILVMQISGFVGGVLYIVAHSLAKGTLFLAYGIVGHETGERDITNLGKLAGKMPLLFVSVLIASLSIIGLPPFLGFFAKIGVIFSIVSSNALIVAGGFILSSILTLLYMLRLFSRVFLSGKTPEREFRQPLYLSLIVFILSLILVAGSAAVKPIISYLGGIR, encoded by the coding sequence GTGAACTATAACCTTCTCCTTCTCATCGCTACGCCATTTGCGGCAGGTCTGCTTGTTCTTTTCCCCGGCAGATTCCTTAGGCCGCTTAGATGGGTAATAAGCATCTTAGGAATCTTAGGGGCTGGTTTTTTCCTTTACAAATGTTTTATTGATAAGAATAATACGGGGTTGAGTGTTTGGCGCATTATCGGTTCGTCCAATCTTCCTCAGTTTTTAACCTCTCCGGTGTTTGTCTTGATTGCGGCCGCTTTCCTGCTTTTGTGGCTTTTTGTCATGCTCTACTCCTTTGGGTATTTCAAGAAGGGCGAGGAAGCGGACACGGAGTATTATTCCCTCACGCTCTTCATGCTTGGTTCCATACTCGGTTTGCTCTTTACTAATGATCTGGTTTTCCTCTATCTCTTCTGGGAGATAGCGGCTTTGACAACATGGAGGCTCGTTGGATTCGAAAGAACAGGGGAGAAAATCTCTATAGCGACCAAGACAATACTTGTTAACTTCTTTGGATCAGCGCTGATGCTAGTCGGTTTTCTGCTTCTTGTGCTTCAATTCAATTCATTCAACCTCGCCGATATGGTGGGCGCAGAGATTCCTTTACTTGCAGGGATATTGATCCTCGCAGGAATTTTCGCAAAATCTGCAGTAATACCGCTTTATATCTGGTTGCCCGATGCTCATCCTGCAGCGCCTTCTCCGACAAGCGCGCTTCTATCCGGCGTCATTGTTAAGATAGGCCTTATTGCTTATATAAAGCTCTTTACGCAGACGTTTGTCACTCCTCCAGAATGGAAAACTGCGTTGCTCTGGATAGTTCTTCTGTCGAGTCTTGTTGCAGGCGGAGCGGCCATGGTCGAAAAAGACTTCAAACGCATACTTGCCTACTCTACAGTGAGTCAGGTTGCTTTTATTTTTGCAGGATTGATCCTCGTTATGCAGATATCGGGATTTGTGGGCGGCGTCTTATATATTGTTGCGCATTCCCTTGCAAAAGGGACTCTATTCCTTGCATACGGAATCGTAGGCCATGAAACAGGGGAGAGGGATATTACGAATCTCGGAAAGCTGGCCGGAAAAATGCCTCTGTTGTTTGTATCTGTTCTTATTGCCTCCCTCTCAATTATCGGACTCCCTCCCTTTCTGGGCTTTTTCGCCAAGATTGGCGTTATATTTAGCATTGTTTCCTCGAATGCTTTGATAGTGGCTGGTGGTTTTATCCTTTCATCAATTCTTACCTTGCTTTACATGCTGCGACTTTTTTCAAGGGTATTTCTTTCGGGTAAGACACCGGAACGCGAGTTCCGCCAGCCTCTTTACTTGTCCTTGATTGTATTTATACTTTCCCTGATTCTTGTTGCAGGCAGCGCGGCAGTAAAACCAATAATTTCGTATCTTGGAGGTATAAGATGA
- a CDS encoding NADH:ubiquinone oxidoreductase, with protein sequence MPIGPFHPLQEEAEFFKLKVEGEKVVGLDIQLGYMHRGHEKLCEGKTYDMIPFVVERICGICSSSHPFAYVQAVEDAADIDIPLRAKYIRSIIGELERLHSHLLWVGLAGHFLGYNTVWMWAWKYREPVLEMFEMITGNRNHYGIFKPGGVRRDIEPGMIPLLLGVLEQAEKKITMLTKAVLDDPVLHKRLEGVGVLTKEQALAYSVVGPTARASGIAIDVRKDDPHAAYDLVDWKEIVCEEGDVFAKAKVRLLECFESIKIIRQCLKNLPPGEIDIRMEFAPDGEGVGRYEAPRGEVFHYVKGNGSIYPQRHKIRAPSYMNIKSNEVAVLGDTVADAAITLAAVDPCYCCTERIAAFNTKGDLLYTWNDLVRLSCEKTYAMGGGA encoded by the coding sequence ATACCTATAGGTCCTTTCCACCCATTGCAGGAAGAGGCTGAATTTTTCAAGTTGAAGGTTGAAGGCGAAAAAGTTGTTGGATTGGATATACAGCTTGGTTATATGCACAGAGGGCATGAAAAGTTGTGCGAAGGAAAGACATACGATATGATTCCTTTTGTTGTAGAGCGTATTTGCGGCATATGCTCTTCTTCCCATCCCTTTGCATACGTTCAAGCGGTAGAAGATGCAGCCGATATTGATATACCTCTTCGTGCCAAATATATCCGTTCAATAATAGGTGAATTGGAACGGCTTCATTCCCATCTTTTATGGGTGGGACTTGCAGGACACTTTTTGGGGTACAATACGGTGTGGATGTGGGCTTGGAAATACCGCGAACCAGTGCTTGAAATGTTCGAGATGATTACGGGTAACCGCAACCATTACGGCATATTCAAACCAGGTGGAGTCAGACGTGATATTGAACCCGGAATGATTCCTCTTTTGCTTGGAGTTCTCGAACAAGCTGAAAAGAAAATTACAATGCTTACCAAAGCGGTTCTGGATGACCCTGTACTCCATAAAAGACTCGAAGGCGTCGGCGTATTAACTAAGGAACAAGCCCTTGCCTACAGCGTAGTCGGGCCTACTGCGAGGGCATCAGGCATTGCAATTGACGTTCGAAAGGATGATCCTCACGCAGCATACGATCTTGTAGACTGGAAGGAGATAGTCTGTGAGGAGGGAGATGTATTCGCAAAAGCCAAAGTGAGGCTTCTTGAGTGTTTTGAATCGATTAAAATTATCAGGCAGTGCCTTAAGAATCTACCGCCGGGGGAGATCGATATTCGCATGGAGTTCGCTCCTGACGGCGAAGGCGTTGGCCGTTACGAAGCTCCTCGTGGAGAGGTTTTTCATTACGTAAAGGGCAACGGCTCGATATACCCGCAGCGTCACAAGATTCGTGCACCAAGCTATATGAATATCAAATCCAACGAAGTTGCCGTTCTCGGGGATACTGTTGCCGATGCGGCTATAACTCTAGCGGCTGTCGATCCATGCTACTGCTGTACGGAGCGAATTGCAGCGTTCAATACCAAGGGTGATCTTCTTTACACGTGGAATGATCTTGTTCGCCTTTCCTGCGAAAAAACTTACGCTATGGGAGGGGGAGCGTGA
- a CDS encoding NADH-quinone oxidoreductase subunit C, which yields MAEKNGAWLAKQPESFKEIEKQLKAFYPVGELTLYRKRRWYWEVKPEDIVKVADFCFNVLGCRFSIATGTDLTKGFTITYHFSIDRIGLLINVRVLLPHDSAEIDSLTVLAPGFEWIERELQELLGIKFRGLEDTRHLLLPDDTPSDYHPLRRSFG from the coding sequence ATGGCTGAAAAAAACGGTGCGTGGCTTGCGAAACAACCTGAGAGTTTTAAGGAAATAGAAAAGCAGTTGAAGGCATTCTACCCAGTCGGGGAGTTAACCCTTTACCGCAAAAGGCGCTGGTACTGGGAAGTGAAACCGGAGGATATAGTAAAGGTTGCGGATTTCTGTTTTAATGTACTCGGCTGCCGTTTTTCGATTGCTACAGGCACGGACTTGACCAAAGGTTTTACTATTACCTATCATTTTTCAATAGACCGCATAGGGCTTTTGATAAACGTCAGAGTTCTGCTTCCACATGATTCAGCTGAGATTGATTCCCTTACTGTACTTGCTCCTGGTTTTGAGTGGATAGAGCGGGAGTTGCAAGAACTTCTGGGGATTAAATTCCGCGGCCTTGAAGATACAAGACATCTCCTTCTTCCTGACGATACACCTTCAGACTACCATCCTTTGAGGAGGTCCTTTGGCTGA
- the nuoB gene encoding NADH-quinone oxidoreductase subunit NuoB yields the protein MLKGLKKAALTKSLWVYHVAASPCNNCDIEILDLLTPRFDVERFGLLLAGSPRHADVLLVTGVINKKVLDRVLRVYSETPKPCVVAAFGSCAISGDLFVDSYNFAGPVDKHIPVDVYIGGCPPKPEAMILGVVRAIEKVKSIKGL from the coding sequence ATGCTTAAAGGACTGAAAAAAGCCGCTCTTACTAAATCGCTTTGGGTATACCATGTGGCTGCAAGTCCTTGCAACAATTGTGATATTGAAATCCTGGATCTTTTAACGCCCCGGTTCGATGTGGAACGTTTTGGGTTGCTACTTGCCGGCTCTCCTCGGCATGCAGATGTTCTTCTGGTAACAGGCGTAATAAACAAGAAAGTGTTGGACAGGGTTCTAAGAGTGTATTCGGAAACTCCGAAACCGTGCGTCGTTGCGGCTTTTGGTTCCTGTGCAATATCGGGCGATCTGTTTGTTGATTCCTATAATTTTGCAGGACCTGTGGATAAGCACATTCCGGTAGACGTATACATTGGCGGCTGCCCGCCCAAGCCCGAAGCTATGATATTGGGTGTAGTAAGGGCAATAGAAAAAGTCAAAAGCATTAAAGGATTGTGA
- a CDS encoding NADH-quinone oxidoreductase subunit H — translation MKMSPGWIFFYLLVFPGFLFSSIVGLIYTWIDRKVTARVQFRVGPPLLQPFYDFFKLLGKDTFVPDGAPRAIFLGAPLLGLASVSILSTILLVSNILPHETFLGDIIVVLYIFAFVPIVLIAGASASSNPISALGASREMTLYLAYELPLLLSLATIIVKSGGMLRIGDLLMWQWTHHPFLYSLSGALAFVAAFLCIQAKLGFVPFDMAEAEQEIMGGTIIEYSGPALGVLKLVKAILYFVSSLFLVIMFWGGFRSPRDGWWYIFGWLKPVAVFVLIVLVKNTNPRLRIDQALRFFWSIVLVIALAAFVLAAVGL, via the coding sequence ATGAAAATGAGTCCCGGCTGGATTTTCTTCTATCTTCTCGTTTTTCCGGGCTTCCTTTTCTCCTCGATAGTGGGGCTGATATACACGTGGATAGATAGAAAGGTAACTGCAAGGGTTCAATTCAGGGTTGGTCCACCATTGCTTCAGCCCTTTTATGATTTTTTCAAGCTTTTGGGTAAAGATACATTCGTGCCTGATGGGGCGCCCAGGGCAATCTTTCTTGGAGCGCCTCTTTTAGGACTTGCTTCGGTTAGTATTCTCTCGACCATTCTGCTCGTTTCTAACATTTTACCGCATGAGACTTTCCTCGGTGACATAATAGTCGTTCTCTACATTTTTGCATTCGTACCCATTGTTCTAATCGCCGGAGCATCCGCTTCCTCGAATCCCATATCGGCGCTTGGTGCGTCTCGTGAGATGACATTATACCTTGCGTACGAACTTCCACTACTCCTCTCGCTTGCAACGATTATTGTCAAATCTGGCGGCATGCTAAGAATAGGGGATTTGTTGATGTGGCAGTGGACACATCATCCGTTTTTGTATTCTTTATCAGGGGCACTCGCATTCGTTGCCGCATTTCTTTGCATACAGGCAAAGCTCGGTTTTGTTCCTTTTGACATGGCTGAAGCCGAGCAAGAGATCATGGGCGGAACGATAATCGAGTATTCAGGACCGGCGCTAGGCGTACTCAAGCTAGTAAAGGCAATTCTGTATTTTGTTTCCAGTTTGTTCCTCGTGATAATGTTCTGGGGTGGTTTTCGTTCTCCACGAGACGGTTGGTGGTATATCTTTGGTTGGCTTAAACCGGTGGCAGTTTTCGTTCTTATTGTGCTCGTAAAAAATACGAATCCCCGTCTCAGGATTGATCAAGCCCTTCGTTTCTTCTGGTCTATAGTTCTAGTTATCGCTTTGGCGGCTTTTGTTTTGGCCGCTGTAGGTTTGTAA
- a CDS encoding 4Fe-4S dicluster domain-containing protein, protein MEKVIVLDLDLCCGCESCKAACMQSHHGEPRIRHGHIEGQANLPSACRHCEDPLCVAACPSEALVKDKKTNLVIHKPFLCVGCQSCSYACPFGVIQRNLVRHIAAKCDYCKERPEGPRCVASCSSGALRYISVSELPKAPINDRFISRSSSWRRQ, encoded by the coding sequence ATGGAAAAAGTGATAGTTTTGGATTTGGATTTATGCTGCGGATGCGAAAGCTGTAAGGCTGCGTGTATGCAGTCGCATCACGGAGAACCAAGGATCAGGCATGGCCACATTGAAGGTCAGGCAAATTTGCCTTCGGCCTGCCGACATTGTGAAGACCCCCTTTGCGTTGCGGCATGTCCTTCAGAAGCGCTCGTTAAGGATAAGAAGACGAATCTTGTTATACACAAGCCTTTTCTATGCGTCGGTTGTCAGAGTTGCTCTTATGCATGTCCGTTCGGCGTAATTCAAAGGAATCTGGTTCGTCATATTGCAGCGAAGTGTGATTACTGCAAGGAAAGACCGGAAGGTCCGAGGTGCGTTGCCAGCTGTTCATCGGGCGCCCTGCGCTACATAAGCGTTTCAGAGTTACCCAAAGCGCCCATAAACGACAGATTCATTTCTCGTTCTTCTTCGTGGAGGCGTCAATGA
- a CDS encoding oxidoreductase → MNPYEARPALVKEVIVETPNIRTFVLEPKPFLAFRAGQFIELTVPGVGEAPFTPSSSPYEQKNIEMTIMKVGRVTGKLFDARPGDSLAVRGPYGVPYSIEKYEKRHVLLVGGGVGMAPLRALFFALTHNPTAYKGIHLYYGARTSKDIVYERMFKEWAKIQNVEIRRSVDVGDKNWKEQVGVVTILLDNLPFSPKDGLAVVCGPPIMMKFATKRLLELGFADEDIYLSMEKNMSCGFGKCGHCRLGELYCCKDGPVITWDRIKHLEDPFV, encoded by the coding sequence ATGAATCCCTACGAAGCCCGGCCAGCTCTTGTTAAGGAAGTGATTGTCGAAACTCCGAACATCAGGACATTCGTTCTGGAACCTAAGCCGTTTCTTGCATTCAGGGCAGGACAGTTCATTGAATTAACCGTTCCCGGAGTCGGTGAAGCGCCGTTTACTCCTTCATCTTCCCCTTACGAGCAGAAAAACATTGAAATGACAATAATGAAGGTCGGACGTGTTACCGGTAAATTATTCGATGCCAGACCTGGTGATTCCTTAGCTGTGAGGGGACCCTATGGTGTTCCTTACTCCATAGAAAAATACGAGAAGCGTCATGTTCTACTTGTTGGTGGTGGCGTCGGGATGGCTCCTTTGCGCGCGTTATTCTTCGCTCTTACGCACAATCCTACAGCATACAAAGGTATACATCTTTACTATGGCGCTCGGACCTCAAAGGACATTGTCTACGAAAGAATGTTTAAGGAATGGGCAAAGATCCAAAATGTCGAGATAAGACGAAGCGTTGATGTTGGAGACAAGAACTGGAAAGAGCAGGTTGGTGTTGTAACAATCTTATTAGATAATCTGCCTTTCTCGCCGAAAGACGGATTGGCTGTGGTTTGCGGTCCGCCAATAATGATGAAATTCGCCACTAAGCGACTGCTGGAACTTGGATTTGCCGATGAAGATATCTATCTTTCCATGGAGAAGAATATGTCTTGCGGTTTCGGTAAATGCGGACATTGCAGGCTGGGTGAGCTTTACTGCTGCAAGGATGGCCCGGTTATCACGTGGGACAGGATAAAACACCTCGAGGATCCATTTGTATGA
- a CDS encoding GNAT family N-acetyltransferase — MRKPDLWGQGYGTETLKVMTNYAFEHSGVERALLNPSKSNSRIIHVNEKCGYRTIGEKKIINGT; from the coding sequence ATACGCAAACCCGATCTGTGGGGACAAGGATACGGTACTGAAACCCTTAAGGTCATGACGAATTATGCCTTTGAACATTCGGGTGTGGAGCGCGCTCTTCTTAATCCATCTAAATCCAATTCCCGGATTATCCATGTTAATGAAAAGTGCGGCTATAGAACAATTGGTGAAAAAAAAATTATTAATGGAACTTAA
- a CDS encoding STAS/SEC14 domain-containing protein — translation MKHEIWYDNKEDVLRERIIGTLTEDDIPEFLAKVAELFEGKTRRRAIIDLTQASKQVYSKKARQMLSEGSAKLGYEEKIAFVGADPTIRMMAKVLISGAKFLGKPITAQFFKTDKDAIDWLNRQ, via the coding sequence ATGAAACATGAAATTTGGTATGATAACAAAGAAGATGTATTACGAGAAAGAATAATAGGTACATTAACAGAAGATGATATACCTGAATTCCTTGCCAAGGTTGCCGAATTATTTGAAGGTAAGACACGCAGACGAGCCATTATAGATCTCACGCAGGCCTCAAAGCAGGTCTACAGCAAAAAAGCCAGACAAATGCTGTCTGAAGGTTCAGCAAAACTCGGTTATGAAGAAAAAATTGCTTTTGTGGGGGCGGACCCAACCATAAGAATGATGGCTAAGGTTCTCATTTCGGGAGCAAAATTCCTAGGCAAACCAATAACTGCTCAATTCTTTAAGACAGATAAAGATGCGATTGACTGGTTAAATCGCCAATAA
- a CDS encoding GNAT family N-acetyltransferase, giving the protein MYVNQNKVKGLLLGYGSEEERKETLTSSMLLISSMGIYGLLLLERLLRIRNLIGEIPDEDYYIHCLAVSPELRGQGIGSLLMKEAERIAKLSNKKRISLLVEARNKRAIKFYLREGFKVIGQRYDTSFKQRFNFDSYMKMTKAL; this is encoded by the coding sequence GTGTACGTTAATCAGAACAAAGTTAAAGGTTTGCTTTTAGGATATGGTTCCGAGGAGGAAAGAAAAGAAACGCTGACAAGTTCAATGCTTCTGATTTCCTCAATGGGAATCTATGGCTTACTGCTTCTTGAAAGACTTTTACGAATCAGGAATCTTATCGGCGAAATTCCTGACGAGGATTATTATATTCATTGTCTTGCGGTAAGTCCTGAATTGCGCGGTCAAGGCATAGGCTCCCTGCTTATGAAAGAAGCGGAACGAATAGCCAAGCTTTCAAATAAAAAAAGGATTTCGTTGCTTGTTGAAGCAAGAAACAAACGAGCCATCAAGTTCTATCTTCGGGAAGGTTTTAAGGTAATAGGACAAAGATACGATACGAGTTTCAAACAGCGATTTAACTTCGATAGCTACATGAAAATGACAAAAGCTCTCTGA
- a CDS encoding STAS/SEC14 domain-containing protein, giving the protein MLHEIYFDYNTGSIRMNFKGLFTPQDAEEFFPLTKKLCEGKKRCYLLCDFKEGGTEIPKDKEYRQWLIKMYKESGFDRIAIFNTSPSMRMLAKIALAAAGQSKNVRFFKTEEEALSWFQNE; this is encoded by the coding sequence ATGCTGCATGAGATTTATTTCGATTATAACACAGGCTCCATCAGGATGAATTTCAAGGGTTTGTTTACACCGCAAGATGCGGAAGAGTTTTTTCCGTTGACAAAAAAACTCTGCGAAGGAAAAAAACGCTGTTATCTCCTTTGTGATTTCAAGGAAGGAGGAACTGAAATACCTAAAGATAAGGAATACAGACAGTGGCTTATTAAAATGTACAAGGAATCTGGTTTCGATCGAATAGCAATCTTCAATACGTCGCCTTCCATGAGAATGCTTGCAAAGATAGCTCTCGCGGCAGCGGGACAATCTAAAAACGTCCGATTCTTCAAAACAGAAGAAGAGGCACTATCATGGTTTCAAAACGAATAA
- a CDS encoding STAS domain-containing protein: protein MAEGKVKGIRNFEKRIEAIEEVLATAAGGDFMSEISIDMEEPDVLTSVETGINLLISDLGEEVRQSQNRAQELQDKLDLIEKQRQAIEELSTPIIKIWDQVLVLPLIGALDTRRSQKLTESLLNEIASTQSKVTILDITGVPTVDSAVANHILKTVASVKLLGAQCVITGIRPEVAQTIVHLGVDLSEVETLSNLSEGLKWAFKHLHLKITEDNKKA from the coding sequence ATGGCTGAAGGAAAAGTAAAAGGAATCAGAAACTTCGAAAAGAGAATCGAAGCCATCGAAGAAGTGCTTGCTACTGCCGCTGGCGGCGATTTCATGTCAGAGATCTCCATCGATATGGAGGAACCTGATGTACTAACATCAGTTGAAACGGGCATAAATCTTTTGATTTCTGATCTCGGAGAAGAGGTACGCCAGAGTCAGAATCGTGCCCAGGAACTCCAGGATAAACTGGACCTAATCGAGAAACAAAGACAGGCAATCGAGGAGCTGTCAACACCCATAATAAAGATTTGGGATCAAGTGTTAGTCTTGCCTCTGATAGGCGCACTTGATACAAGACGTTCGCAAAAACTTACGGAATCGCTATTAAACGAGATTGCTTCAACTCAAAGCAAGGTCACGATACTTGACATCACGGGCGTTCCAACGGTGGATTCGGCAGTGGCTAACCACATACTCAAAACCGTTGCATCTGTGAAACTTCTCGGCGCCCAATGCGTAATTACAGGTATAAGACCTGAAGTCGCACAAACCATCGTTCACCTTGGAGTTGATCTATCTGAAGTCGAAACCCTATCAAATCTTTCAGAAGGACTCAAGTGGGCCTTCAAACATTTGCATCTTAAGATAACAGAAGATAACAAGAAGGCTTGA
- a CDS encoding STAS domain-containing protein, with the protein MLQNNPVPILKLRDFLLVSIQTDLHDRMAEQLQYDILRRISETQAKGVLIDISALEMVDSFIGRTLADTARMANTLDAEIVIVGMKPAVAITLVELGLSLGDVQTALSLEDGFHILEESLLDSSSKDEEEASEETEVEENDDSN; encoded by the coding sequence ATGCTGCAAAATAATCCCGTTCCCATTCTCAAACTCAGGGATTTCCTCCTCGTTTCTATACAGACAGACCTCCATGACCGTATGGCAGAACAACTCCAATATGATATCCTCAGGCGGATTTCGGAAACGCAGGCGAAGGGCGTCTTGATAGATATCTCCGCATTAGAGATGGTCGATTCTTTCATTGGACGAACCCTTGCGGATACTGCACGAATGGCAAACACGCTGGATGCAGAAATAGTAATAGTAGGAATGAAGCCTGCAGTCGCAATAACCCTAGTCGAACTCGGTCTTTCTCTTGGAGACGTTCAAACCGCCCTTTCTTTGGAAGACGGATTCCACATCCTAGAAGAATCACTCCTTGATTCCAGTTCTAAAGACGAAGAGGAAGCTTCAGAAGAAACAGAGGTCGAAGAGAATGATGATTCCAATTAA
- a CDS encoding anti-sigma regulatory factor encodes MMIPINEESDIVHARNEAKEFAKKLGFGLVDQTRISTAVSELARNVYTYAGKGEVTIQELSNPHRGIRIEFKDEGPGIEDVELAMQDGWSSSRSMGKGLPGSKRLVDFMEINSKPGSGTLIIIEKWLS; translated from the coding sequence ATGATGATTCCAATTAATGAGGAATCTGATATCGTTCACGCACGCAACGAAGCAAAGGAATTCGCAAAAAAGCTGGGATTCGGTCTTGTCGACCAGACAAGAATAAGCACAGCCGTATCCGAGCTCGCTCGAAACGTTTACACCTATGCAGGAAAAGGGGAGGTTACAATTCAAGAACTTTCAAATCCTCATCGGGGAATACGTATAGAGTTCAAGGATGAAGGACCTGGGATTGAAGACGTAGAACTCGCAATGCAGGACGGGTGGTCATCATCCCGGAGTATGGGCAAAGGATTACCCGGCTCTAAAAGACTCGTCGATTTTATGGAGATAAATAGCAAACCTGGTTCAGGAACCTTAATTATTATTGAAAAATGGCTGAGTTGA
- a CDS encoding SpoIIE family protein phosphatase: MAELKPEKGELQIEVSEHILWAKGVVKRFAEKLGFYSSSLHEIELCVAELATNLIVHKVKNGRLSFNAISENGLRGIEITAQDEGPGIKNLPDALRGGVSSSGSLGQGLASVQRFADEFEIHSNQEGTHVKIRKYLPPEKESEDTSRRDLTVSVSVRTHPESTVCGDGHIIRHDGPKTLLAVIDGLGHGKSAREAAAAAEAYIHANYRKTLEQMPEELHSILRHTRGAVASIARIDEDKEKIDYIGVGNISARLWLPQSSEMVRLVSMSGTLGVSLRTPRLFSYPWKKKSVLIMHSDGIREHWEVTKKELSESPTEIAQELIKNYWRKNDDATVLVAK, translated from the coding sequence ATGGCTGAGTTGAAACCAGAAAAAGGCGAACTTCAAATCGAAGTATCCGAACATATTCTCTGGGCTAAGGGTGTAGTAAAGCGATTCGCAGAAAAGCTTGGCTTCTATTCAAGCTCCCTTCACGAAATAGAGCTTTGCGTTGCCGAACTTGCCACGAATCTTATCGTGCACAAGGTCAAAAATGGAAGATTGAGTTTTAACGCAATCTCTGAAAACGGGCTACGCGGGATAGAAATCACGGCGCAGGACGAAGGACCTGGCATCAAAAACCTGCCGGACGCCTTGAGGGGAGGGGTAAGCTCCTCTGGCTCGTTGGGACAGGGTCTGGCTTCAGTACAACGATTTGCAGATGAATTCGAGATACATTCGAATCAGGAAGGAACGCATGTCAAAATACGCAAATACCTTCCACCTGAAAAAGAAAGCGAAGATACTTCCAGGAGAGACCTTACAGTCAGCGTTTCAGTAAGAACTCACCCCGAATCGACCGTTTGCGGAGATGGACATATAATCCGTCACGACGGTCCAAAAACGCTTTTAGCCGTTATTGACGGCCTCGGACATGGCAAATCCGCACGGGAAGCCGCGGCCGCAGCCGAAGCTTATATACACGCTAATTATCGGAAAACCCTGGAACAAATGCCTGAAGAATTGCATTCTATTCTGCGTCATACTAGAGGAGCGGTTGCATCCATAGCTAGAATCGACGAAGACAAGGAGAAAATTGACTACATTGGAGTCGGCAACATCAGTGCAAGATTATGGCTTCCTCAATCATCTGAAATGGTAAGGCTTGTCTCAATGAGCGGTACGCTCGGAGTCAGTCTTCGCACGCCGAGGCTTTTCAGTTATCCATGGAAAAAGAAAAGCGTTTTAATCATGCACAGCGACGGAATCCGCGAGCACTGGGAAGTTACAAAGAAAGAGCTTTCCGAATCGCCGACCGAAATAGCTCAGGAGTTGATTAAAAATTACTGGCGTAAAAACGACGATGCCACCGTTCTTGTCGCAAAATGA